A genomic stretch from Budorcas taxicolor isolate Tak-1 chromosome 15, Takin1.1, whole genome shotgun sequence includes:
- the LYVE1 gene encoding lymphatic vessel endothelial hyaluronic acid receptor 1 — protein MAKFFSLGLLLASIWTTRLLVQGSLRSEELSVSGPCRIMGVTLVTKKTQPLLNFTEAQEACRLVGLTLANQDQVEEARKFGFETCSYGWVKNQFVVIPRIISNPKCGKSGVGVVIWRSSLGSRHRAYCHNSSDTWINSCFPEIITTDDPLFNTETETYTTKMTVSDSTHSALSTDGPDYVTTTVAPPLASTSTPRKRKLICITEAFMETSTTATERESDIQNRPAFKNEAVGFGGVPTALLVLALLFFAAAAGLAVCYVKRYVKAFPFTNKNQQKEMIETKVVKEEKADDSNPNEESKKMNKKPEEPKSPPKTTVRCLEAEV, from the exons ATGGCCAAGTTCTTCAGTCTGGGGTTGCTTCTTGCCTCCATCTGGACCACAAGGCTCCTGGTCCAAGGCTCTCTCCGCTCAGAAG AACTTTCCGTCTCAGGACCATGCAGAATCATGGGGGTCACCCTAGTGACCAAAAAGACACAGCCGCTTCTGAATTTCACAGAAGCCCAGGAGGCCTGTAGGCTTGTGGGACTCACTTTGGCCAACCAAGACCAGGTTGAAGAAGCGCGGAAATTTGGCTTTGAGACTTGCAG CTATGGATGGGTTAAAAATCAGTTCGTGGTCATCCCTCGAATTATCTCCAACCCCAAGTGTGGGAAGAGTGGGGTAGGCGTCGTGATTTGGAGAAGTTCACTCGGCAGTAGGCACAGGGCCTATTGTCACAACTCATCTG ATACTTGGATTAACTCATGCTTTCCAGAAATTATCACCACCGATGACCCCTTATTCAACACTGAAACTGAAACATACACAACAAAAATGACGGTCAGTGACAGTACACACTCAGCATTGTCTACAGATGGTCCTGACTATGTTACAACGACTGTGGCTCCCCCTCTGGCTTCCACTTCTACTCCccggaaaagaaaattaatttgcatAACAGAAGCTTTTATGGAAACTAGCACCACAGCTACAGAAAGAGAATCAGATATTCAAAATAGACCAGCCTTCAAAAATGAAGCTGTTGGGTTTGGAG gTGTTCCCACAGCCCTGCTGGTGCTCGCGCTCCTCTTCTTTGCTGCCGCAGCTGGCCTTGCAGTCTGCTACGTCAAAAG GTATGTGAAGGCATTCCCCTTTACAAATAAGAACCAACAGAAGGAAATGATAGAAACTAAAGTAGTAAAAGAGGAGAAGGCCGATGATAGCAACCCTAATGAGGaatcaaagaaaatgaataaaaaaccaGAGGAGCCCaagagtccacccaaaaccaCAGTGCGATGCCTGGAAGCTGAAGTTTAG